The following proteins are co-located in the Streptomyces sp. NBC_01198 genome:
- a CDS encoding MFS transporter, translated as MADNPTFAVPEAIHRRRWAILTVLLFSLLVVVLDNSILNVAMKTIAQPKPTGLGATQSQLEWAINSYTLVFAGLLFTAGLLGDRLGRKKVLLFGMLVFGIGSALSASAGSAGELIAFRGLMGFGGAFIMPATLAIIMNVFQREEQPKAIGIWAGVVGLAIAIGPITGGLLLQHFWWGSVFLVNVPIVAAGLVAMFILVPDSKDPRPGRLDPVGVLLSMAGLVLLIYGIIKGGQAGDFTRPEVWVTSLGGLLVLGGFVWYEKRSDHPALDISYFRKRQFSASVAAIGLVFFALMGVTFFIVFYTQSVRGYSALQSGLLLLPLAGAQMIFAPRARLLVDRFGARAVCATGMTMTGLSFIGFLLLGADTPIWVLEVLFFLMGSSMAHVMPPATVMIMSSLPREKAGSGSAVNNVFRQVGGAIGVAVLGSLMSTVYRNGVQGHLGGLPAPARHSAGESIEATLGVAAKLGPKGRGLVGPADDAFIHAMHVTAAASGAVALFGALVVLVFLPGKAAPSTAEPGGEAELTMAGAEK; from the coding sequence ATGGCCGACAATCCGACTTTCGCGGTCCCCGAGGCGATACACCGCCGGCGCTGGGCGATCCTCACCGTGCTTCTGTTCAGCCTGCTGGTCGTGGTGCTGGACAACTCGATCCTCAACGTGGCGATGAAGACGATCGCGCAGCCCAAGCCGACCGGCCTCGGCGCGACGCAGAGCCAGCTGGAATGGGCGATCAACTCCTACACGCTGGTCTTCGCGGGCCTGCTGTTCACCGCGGGGCTGCTGGGTGACCGGCTCGGGCGGAAGAAGGTGCTGCTGTTCGGGATGCTGGTGTTCGGCATCGGCTCCGCGCTGTCCGCGTCGGCCGGGTCCGCCGGCGAGCTGATCGCCTTCCGCGGGCTGATGGGCTTCGGCGGCGCCTTCATCATGCCCGCGACGCTGGCCATCATCATGAACGTCTTCCAGCGCGAGGAGCAGCCGAAGGCGATCGGCATCTGGGCCGGCGTCGTGGGCCTGGCCATCGCGATCGGGCCGATCACCGGCGGCCTGCTGCTCCAGCACTTCTGGTGGGGCTCGGTCTTCCTGGTCAACGTGCCGATCGTGGCGGCGGGCCTGGTCGCGATGTTCATCCTCGTACCGGACTCCAAGGACCCCAGGCCCGGCCGGCTCGACCCGGTCGGCGTGCTGCTGTCGATGGCCGGACTGGTGCTGCTGATCTACGGCATCATCAAGGGCGGCCAGGCCGGCGACTTCACCAGGCCCGAGGTGTGGGTGACCTCGCTCGGCGGGCTGCTCGTGCTGGGCGGCTTCGTCTGGTACGAGAAGCGCAGCGACCACCCGGCCCTGGACATCTCGTACTTCAGGAAGCGGCAGTTCTCCGCCTCGGTCGCCGCCATCGGCCTGGTGTTCTTCGCGCTGATGGGCGTCACCTTCTTCATCGTCTTCTACACCCAGTCCGTCCGCGGCTACAGCGCCCTGCAGTCCGGCCTGCTGCTGCTCCCGCTGGCCGGCGCGCAGATGATCTTCGCGCCCAGGGCCCGGCTGCTGGTCGACCGGTTCGGCGCCCGGGCGGTCTGCGCGACCGGTATGACGATGACCGGCCTGTCGTTCATAGGCTTCCTGCTGCTCGGCGCCGACACCCCGATCTGGGTGCTCGAAGTGCTGTTCTTCCTGATGGGCTCGTCCATGGCGCACGTCATGCCGCCCGCCACCGTGATGATCATGTCGTCGCTGCCGCGCGAGAAGGCCGGTTCCGGCTCCGCGGTCAACAACGTCTTCCGGCAGGTCGGCGGCGCGATCGGCGTCGCGGTGCTCGGCTCGCTGATGTCCACCGTCTACCGCAACGGCGTGCAGGGCCACCTCGGCGGCCTGCCCGCGCCCGCCCGGCACTCGGCGGGGGAGTCGATCGAGGCCACGCTGGGCGTCGCCGCGAAGCTCGGACCCAAGGGCCGCGGCCTGGTCGGTCCCGCCGACGACGCGTTCATCCACGCCATGCACGTCACCGCCGCGGCCTCCGGCGCCGTCGCCCTCTTCGGCGCGCTCGTGGTGCTGGTCTTCCTGCCCGGCAAGGCCGCCCCCTCCACCGCCGAACCCGGCGGTGAGGCGGAACTGACGATGGCCGGTGCCGAGAAGTGA
- a CDS encoding TetR/AcrR family transcriptional regulator: MRAPDTAAVPRGRPRDAAVGRKVVETVLRLIADGTPFGDLTMEGIAREAGVGKATVYRRWASKEALLLDAMAEVDSPVPPLLPGTSFRDDLVVAVETIRRRGLAKRDSAMLRNMLTQMQNSPELWRRYHETVIAKRRAALVRLLEHGIAIGAVRPELGEDMELLVDFVTGPLLTRTAFFQGGSLDEGLSERVVDLILRGIAPA; the protein is encoded by the coding sequence GTGAGAGCACCGGATACGGCGGCCGTGCCGCGCGGGCGCCCGCGCGACGCGGCCGTCGGCCGCAAGGTCGTCGAGACGGTCCTGCGCCTCATCGCCGACGGCACGCCCTTCGGCGACCTGACGATGGAGGGCATCGCCCGCGAGGCCGGCGTCGGCAAGGCCACGGTCTACCGGCGCTGGGCGAGCAAGGAGGCGCTGCTGCTCGACGCGATGGCCGAGGTCGACAGCCCCGTCCCGCCACTGCTGCCCGGCACGTCCTTCCGTGACGACCTGGTCGTGGCCGTGGAGACGATACGACGGCGCGGCCTGGCCAAGCGGGACTCGGCGATGCTGCGCAACATGCTGACGCAGATGCAGAACAGCCCGGAACTGTGGCGGCGTTACCACGAGACCGTCATCGCCAAGCGGCGTGCCGCGCTCGTCCGGCTGCTGGAACACGGCATCGCCATCGGGGCGGTCCGGCCGGAACTCGGCGAGGACATGGAGCTGCTGGTCGACTTCGTCACCGGACCACTGCTGACCCGGACCGCCTTCTTCCAGGGGGGTTCCCTGGACGAGGGCCTGTCCGAGCGGGTGGTCGACCTCATCCTGCGCGGCATCGCCCCCGCCTGA
- a CDS encoding helix-turn-helix transcriptional regulator gives MQAQRLAVLARLRRVRDRIDREYAQPLNVAALARDVNMPAGHLSRQFRAAYGKSPYAYLMTRRIERATALLRRGDLSVTEVCFAVGCASLGTFTTRFTELACMPPPGAFRRQAADVAADHADAAGAARDAGAAIKVEGMPACMAEQVPRPVRNREAPATAQPLA, from the coding sequence GTGCAGGCGCAGCGTCTGGCTGTTCTCGCGCGACTGCGCCGCGTCCGCGACCGGATCGACCGGGAATACGCACAGCCGCTGAACGTGGCGGCGCTCGCCCGTGATGTGAACATGCCCGCCGGGCACCTGAGTCGGCAGTTCCGGGCCGCCTACGGTAAGTCGCCGTACGCGTACCTGATGACGCGTCGCATCGAGCGGGCGACGGCGCTGCTGCGGCGGGGTGACCTCAGCGTCACCGAGGTCTGCTTCGCGGTCGGCTGCGCGTCGCTGGGAACATTCACCACCCGCTTCACCGAGCTGGCCTGCATGCCGCCGCCCGGGGCCTTCCGGCGCCAGGCGGCGGATGTGGCGGCCGACCATGCCGATGCTGCGGGTGCAGCCCGCGATGCGGGGGCGGCGATCAAGGTGGAAGGGATGCCTGCGTGCATGGCGGAGCAAGTCCCAAGACCGGTCAGGAATCGAGAAGCCCCGGCCACCGCGCAGCCCCTAGCGTGA
- a CDS encoding YdeI/OmpD-associated family protein yields MKFRAYVEPPEPMRGLEVPPEVVAALGGGARPPVTITVNGHSWKSRVAILRGRHLLGLSNANRQAAGVAIGEEVEVELELDTEPRVVVEPPDFARALDEDPVARAAYDNLAHGRKREHVHAIESAKKPETRRRRIEKAIATLRG; encoded by the coding sequence ATGAAGTTTCGGGCGTACGTCGAGCCACCAGAGCCCATGCGGGGCCTGGAAGTTCCACCCGAGGTGGTAGCAGCGCTCGGCGGGGGCGCCCGGCCGCCAGTGACGATCACGGTCAACGGGCATTCCTGGAAGAGCCGGGTCGCCATCCTGCGAGGCCGCCACCTGCTCGGCCTCAGCAACGCAAACCGGCAGGCCGCGGGTGTCGCCATCGGCGAGGAGGTCGAGGTCGAGCTGGAGCTCGACACCGAGCCGCGCGTCGTCGTCGAGCCCCCAGACTTCGCCCGAGCCCTCGACGAGGACCCGGTCGCCCGCGCCGCGTACGACAACCTTGCCCATGGCCGCAAGCGCGAGCACGTGCACGCCATCGAGAGCGCGAAGAAGCCCGAGACGCGCCGACGGCGCATCGAGAAGGCCATCGCCACCCTGCGGGGCTGA
- a CDS encoding VOC family protein, producing MKAHVSSILLGVQNMDRARQFYTEGLGWRIQSDFGISVFFESDGASPVGFYSREGLADQVGTDQEGSGFSGLVLTYVVRSEARVDEIMAEAQKAGATILKPAGALPWGGYGGTFADPEGYIWSLGYSAQGTDQPYAE from the coding sequence ATGAAAGCGCACGTCAGCTCGATCCTCCTCGGTGTCCAGAACATGGACCGGGCCAGGCAGTTCTACACCGAGGGGCTCGGCTGGAGGATCCAGAGCGACTTCGGTATCTCGGTGTTCTTCGAATCGGACGGCGCCTCGCCCGTCGGCTTCTACAGCCGCGAAGGCCTGGCCGACCAGGTGGGCACGGACCAGGAGGGCAGCGGCTTCAGCGGGCTGGTTCTGACCTACGTCGTCCGCAGTGAGGCACGGGTCGACGAGATCATGGCGGAGGCCCAGAAGGCCGGCGCCACGATCCTCAAGCCCGCCGGTGCTCTGCCGTGGGGCGGGTACGGCGGCACCTTCGCCGACCCGGAAGGCTACATCTGGAGTCTCGGCTACAGCGCCCAAGGAACCGACCAGCCCTACGCCGAGTAG
- a CDS encoding endonuclease/exonuclease/phosphatase family protein encodes MWRRGIVLAGCCLLLTGLLFFHSDVPNRIGNLGSLLETFLPWLGLALPVLFVLAVLRRSTTALIALLVPTLVWLNLFGGLLTDKSSAGGDLTVLTHNVNAENPDPDGTAEGVVAAGADVVALEELAESQAPRYARDLAAAYPYHSVQGTVGLWSKYPLSGVHPVDIKMGWTRAMRAAVSTPDGKVAVYVAHLPSVRVKFDAGFTAGQRDSAADALGEAIASESLHSVVLLGDLNGTMNDRALASVTSQMRSTQGAAGNGMGFSWPAGLPMARIDQIMVKGAEPRSSWTLPKTGSDHLPVAARLQLPKDQQD; translated from the coding sequence ATGTGGCGGCGCGGCATCGTGCTGGCCGGCTGCTGCCTGCTGCTGACCGGCCTGCTGTTCTTCCACTCCGACGTGCCCAACCGGATCGGCAACCTCGGCAGCCTGCTGGAGACGTTCCTGCCCTGGCTCGGCCTGGCGCTGCCGGTGCTGTTCGTGCTCGCGGTCCTCCGGCGGTCGACGACCGCGCTGATCGCACTGCTGGTGCCGACCCTGGTGTGGCTGAACCTCTTCGGCGGGCTGCTCACCGACAAGTCGTCAGCCGGCGGCGACCTGACCGTACTGACCCACAACGTCAACGCCGAGAACCCCGACCCGGACGGCACCGCCGAGGGCGTGGTGGCGGCCGGGGCCGACGTGGTGGCGCTGGAGGAGCTGGCCGAGAGCCAGGCGCCCCGCTACGCGCGGGATCTCGCGGCGGCGTATCCGTACCACTCGGTGCAGGGCACCGTCGGGCTGTGGAGCAAGTACCCGCTCAGCGGCGTGCATCCGGTGGACATCAAGATGGGCTGGACCCGGGCGATGCGGGCCGCGGTGAGCACGCCGGACGGGAAGGTCGCGGTCTACGTGGCCCATCTGCCGTCCGTGCGGGTGAAGTTCGACGCCGGATTCACCGCCGGGCAGCGGGACAGCGCCGCCGACGCGCTCGGGGAGGCCATCGCGTCCGAGTCACTGCACAGCGTCGTCCTGCTCGGCGACCTCAACGGCACGATGAACGACCGGGCGTTGGCCTCGGTCACCTCGCAGATGCGCTCCACCCAGGGCGCGGCGGGCAACGGCATGGGATTCAGCTGGCCGGCCGGCCTGCCGATGGCGCGGATCGACCAGATCATGGTCAAGGGCGCCGAGCCCAGGTCCTCCTGGACCCTGCCGAAGACGGGCAGCGACCACCTCCCGGTCGCAGCCCGCCTGCAACTCCCCAAGGACCAGCAGGACTAG